A window of Solea solea chromosome 18, fSolSol10.1, whole genome shotgun sequence contains these coding sequences:
- the LOC131444896 gene encoding olfactomedin-4-like: MPPLLLLLLPVLSPALAWIPVEDWESGNVTASVGDSGQCVCQVYLPDTTFPADRVQHMQEVNMDMMVEVNIQKNKLVSYQGKVEIYLEELKNLTVRVVMLQTNADDYIKLDFELLRIELREFEALVSQLKFSLNSSSPLFDSLYTEIRNMTLIVNQLETYDKSNLQVIRIEFAKLQKKLQDCQKEQEFSNPDIGNCNHTGIISVSKPTVVQLNGHLSSSYVYGVWGRDSKPNRGYESLHFFGAYSAPHVYDLYLYTSYEKLILRNLFKHYDLPSEWVGTGDNYILRGHAIYYQHNSPFSMTKLNLTTGKYDYRVIAAASTAFSYRYSENQNIDFAADENGLWVMYASHASMGKIVLAKVDEHSFGITEEWNTGAYKQLAGNAFMACGVMYVTRSVDLNTEEIYYAYDTKTKQEKLLNIQFNKFQEQYSSLDYNPIDQKLYMYNNGYYVAYNVKFNRV, from the exons ATGCCGCCGCTTCTACTGCTGCTCCTTCCCGTCCTGAGTCCTGCTTTGGCCTGGATT CCAGTGGAGGATTGGGAGTCCGGCAATGTGACTGCATCAGTGGGCGACTCGGGCCAGTGTGTTTGTCAAGTGTATTTGCCCGACACCACGTTCCCTGCTGACCGAGTTCAGCACATGCAAGAAGTCAACATGGACATGATGGTGGAAGTGAACATACAAAAGAACAAG ttggTGAGCTATCAGGGTAAAGTGGAGATCTATTTGGAAGAACTGAAGAACCTGACTGTTCGTGTGGTCATGCTCCAGACCAATGCTGACGACTACATCAAACTGGACTTTGAGCTGCTCAGGATTGAGCTCAGAGAGTTCGAGGCTCTGGTGTCGCAGCTCAAATTCTCCCTCAACTCCTCCTCGCCGTTGTTCGACAGTCTGTATACTGAg ATTCGAAACATGACGCTCATCGTGAACCAACTGGAGACGTATGACAAGAGCAACCTTCAAGTGATCCGCATTGAGTTTGCTAAGCTGCAGAAGAAGCTGCAGGATTGCCAGAAGGAGCAAGAGTTCAGCAATCCCGATATCG gcAACTGCAATCACACAGGAATCATAAGCGTCAGCAAACCAACAGTGGTTCAACTAAATGGTCATCTGAGTAGCAGTTATGTTTATGGGGTCTGGGGAAGAGACTCCAAACCCAATCGTGGCTACGAGTCCCTGCACTTCTTTGGTGCATACAGCGCTCCCCATGTGTATGACCTCTATTTGTACACTAGCTATGAAAAGCTGATTCTGAGAAATCTTTTCAAACATTATGACCTGCCATCCGAGTGGGTCGGTACCGGTGACAATTACATTCTTCGCGGCCACGCCATATATTACCAGCACAACTCACCCTTCAGTATGACCAAGCTGAATCTGACGACTGGAAAATACGATTACAGAGTCATTGCAGCTGCCAGTACGGCGTTCTCGTACAGATACTCAGAAAATCAAAATATCGACTTTGCAGCGGACGAAAACGGCTTGTGGGTGATGTATGCGTCACACGCTAGCATGGGTAAAATAGTCCTCGCAAAGGTAGATGAACACTCATTTGGCATCACGGAGGAGTGGAACACTGGCGCCTACAAGCAGTTGGCGGGCAACGCTTTCATGGCCTGTGGAGTCATGTATGTCACCCGGTCAGTAGATCTGAACACAGAGGAGATCTATTACGCCTACGACACCAAGACAAAGCAGGAGAAACTCCTTAACATCCAGTTCAACAAGTTCCAGGAGCAATACAGCAGCCTGGACTACAACCCCATTGATCAGAAGCTCTACATGTACAACAACGGCTACTATGTGGCCTACAACGTGAAGTTTAACAGAGTTTAA